Proteins encoded within one genomic window of Rossellomorea vietnamensis:
- a CDS encoding NAD(P)H-dependent oxidoreductase has protein sequence MSNKDQTKQEILDAYHFRHATKEFDPNKKVSDDDFRFIMETGRLSPSSFGFEPWRFLVIQNPELREKIKNTAWGAYGKLPEASHFVVILARTKQDTKYDSDYLQDHFKNKKNMPEDHLAKYLERIEQFQKVDFDLLEGDRPLYDWAGKQTYIALGNMMTAAAQIGVDSCPIEGFDVEKMNTLLNEEGLLEDGHFGISVMVAFGYRVKDPAPKSRRPYEDIVKFV, from the coding sequence ATGTCTAATAAAGATCAAACTAAGCAAGAAATTCTGGATGCATACCATTTCAGACATGCAACCAAAGAATTCGATCCGAATAAGAAAGTATCTGATGACGATTTCAGATTCATTATGGAAACGGGCCGCCTGTCTCCAAGTTCTTTCGGATTCGAGCCATGGAGATTCCTGGTCATCCAAAATCCTGAACTTAGAGAAAAGATCAAGAACACCGCTTGGGGAGCATATGGTAAACTGCCTGAGGCGAGTCATTTCGTCGTAATCCTGGCGAGAACCAAACAGGATACCAAGTACGATTCAGACTATTTACAGGATCATTTCAAAAATAAAAAGAACATGCCTGAAGATCATTTGGCAAAGTATTTAGAACGGATCGAACAGTTCCAGAAGGTTGATTTCGATTTACTTGAAGGCGACCGTCCTCTTTACGACTGGGCCGGAAAGCAGACGTATATAGCCCTTGGTAATATGATGACCGCTGCTGCCCAGATCGGTGTAGATTCATGCCCGATCGAAGGATTTGATGTTGAGAAGATGAATACATTACTGAATGAAGAAGGCCTGCTTGAAGACGGTCACTTTGGTATTTCCGTCATGGTGGCATTCGGTTACCGTGTCAAAGATCCAGCACCGAAATCACGCCGTCCTTATGAAGATATCGTGAAGTTTGTGTAA
- a CDS encoding GNAT family N-acetyltransferase, whose translation MNRIEIRTISEFDLDGDVQGHLQRLLCECFGGDYPVDRIYFKQKPHLRFLAYIEDTLVGHIACDYRVMNLNGERINVLSLIDVCVSSTMRSKGIGSQLLRKIDEFCHDRDIDYIVLFADDPDLYERNGFQRVRNRCKWLKINDKDQTTYGIGHEVIDELMVKAVGEKGWEEGELDLIGYLG comes from the coding sequence TTGAATCGTATTGAAATAAGAACAATTTCAGAATTTGATCTAGACGGAGACGTTCAAGGTCACTTGCAGCGGTTATTATGTGAGTGCTTTGGTGGGGATTATCCTGTGGACAGGATCTATTTTAAACAGAAGCCTCACTTAAGATTTCTGGCATACATAGAAGATACTTTAGTTGGACATATTGCATGTGATTATCGGGTGATGAATCTTAATGGAGAGCGTATCAATGTTTTAAGCCTCATTGATGTGTGTGTTTCATCCACTATGCGCTCCAAAGGGATCGGATCTCAATTGTTGAGGAAAATAGATGAATTTTGTCATGATCGGGACATTGACTACATTGTGTTATTCGCTGATGACCCTGATTTATATGAACGAAACGGGTTCCAAAGGGTACGGAATCGCTGCAAGTGGTTAAAGATCAATGATAAGGATCAAACGACATACGGGATCGGACATGAAGTCATCGATGAACTCATGGTTAAAGCGGTTGGTGAGAAAGGTTGGGAAGAGGGAGAGCTTGATCTAATAGGGTATCTTGGTTAA
- a CDS encoding (Fe-S)-binding protein encodes MTTVQEKQKIQQAFKERMDEDELLNCMRCGFCLPSCPTYIESGFKESHSPRGRIALMKAVVDGVIEPDEEVERTLDLCLGCRACEPVCPSGVNYGHLLEEARDIINQNKKHSLPARIVRKTVFEGLFPHPDRMRMVTNLLGIYQRSGLQKAVHTTGVMKLFPESMATMERVLPQVPKLKEMKERPTSLSSIGEVRKKVAFFSGCLMDTMFLETNKATTKLLQLAGCDIVIPETQTCCGALHGHSGEKDAAKGLAKRNIEAFEANGVDYIITNAGGCGAFLVDYDHLLKDDPDWQDRALRFKNKIKDISSILVELEFHKKPLTVPPQRITYQDSCHLRNVQRTFVEPRLLLQSVEGADYVEMKQADHCCGSAGIYNIVESDMSMKILDHKMENVEDTRATTIITSNPGCLLQMKLGIEREDLSDKMRAIHIVDFLLEAVD; translated from the coding sequence ATGACGACCGTCCAGGAAAAGCAAAAGATACAACAGGCATTCAAAGAACGCATGGATGAAGATGAATTATTGAATTGTATGAGATGCGGATTCTGTCTTCCCTCCTGCCCTACCTATATCGAATCCGGATTCAAGGAATCACACTCCCCACGGGGGCGCATCGCCCTGATGAAGGCCGTCGTCGATGGTGTGATCGAGCCCGATGAAGAAGTCGAGCGTACTCTGGATCTGTGCCTCGGATGCAGGGCATGTGAACCGGTCTGCCCTTCTGGCGTCAATTATGGACACTTACTCGAGGAAGCCAGGGATATCATCAATCAAAATAAAAAACACTCCCTTCCCGCCCGGATTGTGAGGAAGACCGTATTTGAAGGGTTATTTCCCCACCCTGATCGAATGAGGATGGTCACGAACCTTCTCGGAATCTATCAGCGTTCCGGTTTGCAGAAGGCCGTCCACACCACGGGCGTGATGAAGCTGTTCCCGGAAAGCATGGCCACGATGGAACGCGTCCTGCCTCAAGTCCCGAAGCTGAAAGAGATGAAGGAACGCCCGACTTCCCTTTCTTCGATTGGCGAGGTCCGGAAAAAAGTTGCATTCTTTTCCGGCTGCTTGATGGATACGATGTTTCTGGAAACAAATAAGGCCACAACGAAACTCCTTCAACTGGCAGGCTGTGACATCGTGATTCCGGAGACGCAAACCTGCTGCGGGGCTTTGCATGGACACAGCGGTGAAAAGGATGCCGCCAAGGGGCTGGCCAAACGGAACATTGAGGCATTTGAAGCAAACGGTGTCGATTACATCATCACCAATGCCGGTGGCTGCGGAGCTTTTCTTGTCGATTACGATCACTTACTGAAAGACGATCCCGATTGGCAAGACCGTGCTCTCCGTTTTAAAAATAAGATCAAGGACATTTCCTCGATTCTGGTAGAATTGGAGTTTCATAAAAAGCCATTGACTGTACCACCACAACGAATCACGTACCAGGATTCCTGTCACTTACGCAACGTGCAGCGAACATTTGTAGAACCAAGACTTCTCCTCCAATCCGTGGAAGGGGCCGATTACGTCGAGATGAAACAAGCCGACCACTGCTGCGGATCGGCAGGAATTTATAATATCGTCGAATCCGACATGTCCATGAAGATCCTCGATCATAAAATGGAAAACGTCGAAGACACCCGGGCCACGACCATCATCACTTCCAACCCGGGCTGCCTCCTCCAAATGAAACTTGGCATCGAACGGGAAGACCTATCAGACAAAATGCGAGCCATCCACATCGTCGACTTCTTATTGGAAGCAGTCGACTGA
- a CDS encoding SAM-dependent methyltransferase, which produces MNEHDYDTLLNIKTGDRQIGFHRSFHYHRYEPTPYAALEELFRHYELESRDRVVDFGCGKGRLNFFVHHLFQSTVVGVEMNDEFYGDCMRNLSTYREKTKIRNDAISFRHCLAEDYEINPADNRFYFFNPFSVQIFIKVINHILLSVESFPRDIEILLYYSSDDYVHYLEDHPLFQLRKEVVLTGEFAKNEYERFLVYGLVY; this is translated from the coding sequence ATGAACGAACATGATTATGATACATTATTGAATATCAAAACGGGCGATCGTCAAATCGGCTTTCACAGATCCTTTCATTATCATCGCTATGAACCGACTCCTTACGCGGCATTAGAGGAGTTATTTCGGCATTATGAACTGGAAAGCAGGGACCGGGTCGTGGATTTCGGATGTGGAAAAGGCCGCTTGAACTTCTTTGTTCACCATCTTTTTCAATCGACTGTCGTCGGTGTCGAAATGAACGACGAGTTTTACGGTGATTGTATGAGGAATCTTTCGACCTACCGCGAAAAAACAAAAATCAGGAACGATGCGATTTCCTTTCGCCATTGCCTGGCTGAGGACTATGAGATTAACCCGGCAGACAATCGTTTCTACTTTTTTAACCCCTTTTCAGTTCAAATTTTCATAAAAGTCATCAATCATATTCTTTTATCAGTGGAATCCTTCCCCCGTGACATTGAGATTCTTCTGTACTACAGCTCCGATGATTATGTTCATTACCTGGAAGATCATCCATTATTTCAGCTGCGAAAAGAAGTTGTGTTAACAGGGGAGTTCGCGAAGAACGAATATGAGCGGTTTCTGGTTTATGGGCTGGTGTACTGA
- the anmK gene encoding anhydro-N-acetylmuramic acid kinase AnmK yields the protein MSKRLAVGLMSGTSVDGVDAALVSIEGSGTNTVVELVHYSSAPFPPQVKKKIFDVMSPEHSSTPLLSSLHFELGDVYADAVEKVCTEAGVSVDELGFIGSHGQTVYHQPFHTEDSVASTLQIGEPSVIAYRTNTQVVSNFRSMDMAAGGEGAPLVPYTEFLLYRKKDGGRLLQNIGGIGNVTVLPKDCSLEEVFAFDTGPGNMVIDGLCEKLFGLSFDEDGSIAARGTIHPEAAGKWMEWEKDFFQKAPPKSTGRELFGEVFVNRILDEYSHLVKEDLIATATYFTALSISDAYKTFVFPLHPINEVIIGGGGSYNRMLLQMMRELLPEVTILIQEDIGYSSDAKEAIAFALLANETLHGNPGNVPGATGAKKPVILGSITPSPTITT from the coding sequence ATGAGTAAACGATTAGCAGTCGGACTGATGTCCGGTACCTCCGTGGACGGAGTGGATGCCGCCCTAGTTTCCATTGAAGGATCCGGGACGAATACAGTGGTGGAGCTTGTACACTATTCGTCGGCCCCCTTCCCTCCCCAGGTGAAAAAGAAAATCTTTGATGTCATGAGTCCCGAGCATTCCTCCACCCCTCTTTTATCCAGCCTGCATTTTGAGCTTGGTGACGTATACGCCGATGCCGTAGAGAAAGTATGTACGGAGGCGGGCGTCTCTGTTGATGAGCTTGGCTTTATCGGTTCCCATGGACAAACGGTCTATCACCAGCCCTTTCATACGGAAGACTCGGTTGCTTCCACTCTTCAAATCGGAGAACCGAGCGTGATTGCCTACAGGACCAACACACAGGTGGTGTCCAACTTCCGTTCCATGGATATGGCTGCAGGGGGAGAAGGGGCGCCCCTTGTCCCTTATACAGAGTTCCTTCTCTACCGGAAAAAGGATGGGGGCAGGCTTCTCCAGAATATCGGGGGAATCGGGAATGTGACCGTCCTTCCGAAGGACTGCTCCCTTGAAGAGGTGTTTGCTTTTGACACAGGTCCCGGGAATATGGTGATCGATGGACTGTGCGAAAAGTTATTCGGTTTGTCTTTTGACGAGGATGGATCGATTGCCGCCAGGGGAACGATTCACCCTGAAGCAGCAGGGAAATGGATGGAGTGGGAGAAGGATTTCTTTCAGAAAGCGCCTCCTAAGTCCACCGGCCGGGAACTGTTTGGTGAGGTGTTCGTGAACCGGATCCTGGATGAATATAGTCATCTTGTGAAAGAAGATCTGATTGCCACGGCCACCTACTTTACCGCCCTATCCATTTCGGATGCTTATAAAACATTCGTCTTCCCTCTGCATCCGATCAACGAGGTCATCATCGGCGGCGGGGGAAGCTATAACCGGATGCTTCTCCAAATGATGAGGGAGCTTCTCCCTGAAGTGACAATCCTCATCCAGGAAGATATCGGATACTCCTCCGATGCCAAGGAAGCGATTGCCTTTGCACTACTAGCCAACGAAACCCTGCACGGCAATCCAGGCAACGTCCCTGGGGCAACCGGAGCGAAAAAGCCCGTCATCCTCGGGTCGATCACACCAAGCCCCACCATCACAACATAA
- the glcD gene encoding glycolate oxidase subunit GlcD has product MITPDIKNRFVSIVGEDNYRDTPAEKLVYSYDATPNYQSMPDAIIVPRSTGEVSAIVKICNEHSIPIVPRGSGTNLCAGTCPTEGGLVLLFTHMNNILELDEENLTITVQPGVVTLDLIHAVEAKGLFYPPDPSSMKISTIGGNINENSGGLRGLKYGVTRDYVLALEAVLPNGDIIRTGGKLAKDVAGYDLTRLFVGSEGTLCVITEATLKLVPMPETKQTMLALYQDIEAAAKSVSNIISNRIIPTTLEFLDQPTLEVVEDFAKIGLPTDVKAVLLIEQDGPPEVVARDMKRIEEVCVENHAVSVQLAKTEIEADALRTARRSALSALARLKPTTILEDATVPRSEIAKMVKAINDIAERHGVKICTFGHAGDGNLHQTVATDARDHDEMERVEAAFEEIFAHAIELGGTITGEHGVGMMKAPYLEWKLGAEGINAMKMIKQSFDPNNIMNPNKVFAKESRKRVVISR; this is encoded by the coding sequence ATGATCACTCCTGATATCAAGAATCGGTTCGTCAGCATCGTCGGTGAAGATAATTATCGTGATACCCCTGCTGAAAAACTTGTCTATTCCTATGATGCTACACCCAACTATCAATCCATGCCCGATGCCATCATCGTTCCCCGGTCAACGGGGGAAGTATCGGCAATCGTGAAGATCTGCAATGAACACAGCATCCCCATTGTCCCGCGGGGATCCGGAACGAATCTTTGTGCCGGGACGTGCCCCACTGAAGGCGGTCTTGTCCTGCTTTTCACCCATATGAATAACATCCTCGAATTGGATGAAGAAAATTTAACGATCACCGTCCAGCCCGGAGTTGTTACACTTGATTTGATTCACGCCGTTGAAGCCAAGGGACTCTTCTATCCTCCAGACCCGAGCTCCATGAAGATCTCCACCATCGGAGGGAATATCAATGAAAACTCCGGTGGGTTGAGAGGGTTGAAATATGGCGTCACCCGTGATTATGTACTAGCCCTGGAAGCTGTCCTTCCGAATGGTGATATCATCCGGACAGGCGGGAAACTCGCAAAAGATGTGGCCGGGTATGACTTGACCCGCCTATTTGTCGGGTCGGAAGGAACCCTTTGTGTGATCACGGAAGCGACATTGAAGCTCGTTCCCATGCCGGAGACGAAACAGACGATGCTTGCCCTTTATCAGGACATAGAAGCAGCTGCAAAAAGTGTGTCGAACATCATCTCGAATCGGATCATCCCGACGACCCTGGAATTTCTGGATCAGCCTACCCTTGAAGTGGTAGAGGATTTTGCCAAAATCGGACTGCCTACGGATGTGAAAGCAGTCCTGCTGATTGAACAGGACGGTCCTCCCGAAGTGGTCGCACGTGATATGAAGCGTATCGAAGAAGTGTGTGTCGAAAACCATGCCGTCTCCGTCCAACTCGCTAAAACCGAAATCGAAGCAGATGCCCTTCGCACTGCCCGGCGTTCAGCCCTCTCGGCTCTTGCACGACTGAAGCCGACGACGATCTTGGAGGATGCGACAGTACCTCGTTCCGAAATTGCCAAAATGGTGAAAGCGATCAATGATATAGCAGAACGCCACGGGGTGAAGATTTGCACCTTTGGCCATGCAGGCGACGGAAACCTTCATCAGACCGTTGCCACAGATGCCAGGGACCATGATGAAATGGAGCGGGTCGAAGCAGCCTTTGAGGAGATCTTTGCTCATGCCATCGAATTAGGCGGGACCATCACGGGAGAACACGGCGTCGGAATGATGAAGGCGCCTTATCTTGAATGGAAACTTGGTGCTGAAGGAATCAACGCCATGAAAATGATCAAGCAATCCTTCGATCCCAATAACATCATGAATCCGAATAAAGTATTTGCGAAAGAATCAAGAAAACGTGTGGTGATTTCAAGATGA
- a CDS encoding nucleoside recognition domain-containing protein, translating to MQPHNGDQGLAYLFNHAKGMSNDNLRDEIVENIYSTSRGICKEVVKYKNKERIHSEKLDKVLTSPIWGFPIMLAMLGAVFYLTIAGANIPSSMLAEGFAWMEGKLTLLFNAMNAPAWLHGVLVLGFFRGTGWVISVMLPPMAIFFPAFALLENYGYLPRVAFNMDRLFKKAGGHGKQSLTMAMGFGCNAAAIMSTRIIESPRERMLAILTNNFVPCNGRWPTLILLASLFMAAGYAGGMASLVTAGMVMTMVLIGIVVTITVSWVLSKTALRGVPTHYTLELPPYRRPKIWSTVLRSSKDKSWYVLKRAVIVAAPASIITWIIANIHIGDTSILMHFVQFLDPFGQALGMDGFILAAFIIGLPANEIVVPILIMAYLSQGAMLELDDLTELKAVFVSHGWTWLTALNMMLFSLLHFPCGTTLVNIYKETKSKKWTFLSFAIPTAIAIGVTFLVATIVRALGWV from the coding sequence ATGCAACCACATAATGGAGATCAGGGACTTGCGTATTTATTCAATCATGCGAAAGGGATGTCGAATGACAACCTGAGGGATGAGATTGTCGAAAACATTTATTCGACGAGCAGAGGGATCTGCAAGGAAGTCGTAAAATACAAAAACAAAGAACGGATCCATTCCGAAAAGCTGGATAAAGTGCTGACTTCACCCATTTGGGGATTCCCCATCATGCTTGCCATGCTTGGAGCAGTGTTTTATCTGACGATTGCGGGGGCGAATATCCCATCCAGCATGCTGGCGGAAGGATTTGCCTGGATGGAAGGGAAGTTGACCCTGCTCTTTAACGCCATGAATGCACCGGCATGGCTTCACGGTGTACTCGTTCTGGGGTTCTTCAGGGGTACAGGATGGGTGATCAGCGTCATGCTTCCTCCGATGGCGATTTTCTTCCCGGCTTTTGCTCTTCTTGAGAATTACGGGTATTTACCCCGTGTCGCCTTCAATATGGACCGCCTGTTTAAGAAAGCAGGAGGGCACGGAAAGCAATCCTTGACGATGGCGATGGGGTTTGGATGTAATGCTGCAGCCATCATGTCGACGAGGATCATCGAATCACCGAGAGAACGGATGCTGGCCATCCTGACGAATAACTTTGTTCCCTGTAATGGTCGCTGGCCGACTCTGATCCTTCTTGCTTCCCTGTTCATGGCGGCCGGGTATGCCGGTGGGATGGCGTCCCTCGTGACTGCAGGAATGGTCATGACCATGGTATTGATCGGAATTGTCGTGACCATTACGGTTTCATGGGTGCTATCGAAAACAGCCCTTAGAGGCGTTCCGACTCATTACACGCTTGAGTTACCGCCATACCGCCGTCCGAAAATCTGGAGTACCGTCTTGCGCTCGAGTAAAGATAAGTCCTGGTATGTGTTAAAAAGGGCCGTGATTGTGGCTGCACCAGCTTCGATTATCACGTGGATCATCGCCAATATCCATATCGGTGACACGAGCATCCTCATGCATTTTGTCCAGTTCCTGGATCCATTCGGGCAGGCACTCGGCATGGATGGGTTCATCCTGGCAGCCTTCATCATCGGACTGCCGGCAAACGAAATTGTCGTGCCTATCCTGATCATGGCCTATCTTTCCCAAGGGGCGATGCTTGAGCTTGACGATCTGACCGAGTTAAAAGCAGTCTTCGTCAGTCATGGATGGACGTGGTTAACGGCACTGAATATGATGCTCTTTTCCCTGCTCCATTTCCCTTGCGGCACGACGCTTGTGAATATCTACAAGGAAACGAAAAGCAAGAAATGGACGTTCCTGTCCTTTGCGATTCCGACAGCGATTGCGATCGGGGTCACATTCCTGGTAGCAACGATTGTCAGGGCATTGGGCTGGGTATAA
- a CDS encoding BadF/BadG/BcrA/BcrD ATPase family protein gives MTRIIGIDAGGTKVQGLVMDVEKNILFQSLSGHGNPSVSYEEALQNLSSVVKQCLDHTASDGATHIVIGMAGGGSGNLSHRIQSELSRMTSLPIILINDATLAYFSLIGNRNGVMTIAGTGSICYGRNGKREGTTGGWGHLLGDEGSAYHLAIEACKKIAGEIDFGIPLSPLSLSLMKEIGTSDAKGLKGFIYSSSKGDIARLGKVIHKEAEAGDETALTLLKTAGNQLAAQTIALIETLQIETKPVIALKGSVLEHNPVVQSTFKETISKVFMDSIFIVDSTSPATGAVDIVEAIRKGRLSYE, from the coding sequence ATGACTAGAATAATAGGAATCGATGCAGGCGGAACGAAGGTTCAAGGACTTGTCATGGATGTGGAGAAAAATATCCTTTTCCAAAGTTTATCCGGACACGGGAACCCGTCCGTCTCATATGAGGAAGCATTGCAGAACCTTTCCTCAGTCGTTAAACAATGCCTGGACCATACTGCTTCAGATGGTGCCACCCACATTGTCATCGGAATGGCAGGTGGAGGGTCGGGAAACCTCTCCCACCGAATTCAGTCAGAATTGAGCAGGATGACTTCCCTTCCTATCATTCTGATAAACGATGCGACACTTGCCTATTTCAGCTTGATCGGTAACCGGAATGGTGTGATGACGATCGCGGGCACGGGATCGATTTGTTATGGCAGGAACGGGAAACGGGAAGGAACGACCGGTGGCTGGGGGCATCTTCTTGGAGATGAAGGCAGTGCGTATCACCTAGCCATCGAAGCTTGTAAAAAGATCGCCGGGGAAATCGATTTCGGCATACCGCTCTCTCCCCTCTCCTTGAGCCTGATGAAGGAAATCGGCACCTCTGATGCCAAAGGGTTGAAAGGATTTATCTATTCTTCTTCAAAAGGGGACATCGCCCGGCTTGGGAAAGTGATTCACAAGGAAGCAGAGGCAGGGGATGAAACGGCCCTTACCTTATTGAAAACCGCCGGCAATCAGCTTGCCGCACAGACCATCGCATTGATCGAGACGTTACAGATTGAAACAAAGCCGGTCATAGCGTTGAAAGGCAGTGTCCTTGAACACAATCCCGTGGTTCAATCCACGTTTAAAGAGACGATTTCAAAAGTGTTTATGGATTCGATTTTCATCGTTGATTCTACGTCACCCGCTACAGGCGCAGTGGATATAGTTGAAGCAATCCGGAAAGGAAGGTTGTCATATGAGTAA
- a CDS encoding FeoB small GTPase domain-containing protein: protein MESYRIALAGNPNTGKSTLFNLLTGLRQHTGNWPGKTVIHAEGEFNHKDTDFTIVDLPGTYSLYSNSADEEVARDYIIFDKPDVTLVVLDATSLERNMNLALQVMEMTDRVIVALNLMDEAKKKGIEVNSEALSKKLGVPVVKISARNNTGIKELLDTVHEMALGNVPTTPYRMTYSADIEAKIEELSPKVRQMIGDEFPIRWISLRLLDGDESILNSLNDYFRRERKKGGFSNVSVNATT from the coding sequence ATGGAATCATACAGAATTGCTCTGGCAGGAAATCCGAATACAGGGAAAAGTACCTTATTCAATCTGTTGACAGGTTTAAGACAGCACACAGGGAACTGGCCGGGGAAAACGGTCATTCACGCAGAAGGAGAGTTCAATCACAAGGATACGGATTTCACTATCGTCGATTTACCGGGGACGTACTCTCTTTATTCCAATTCAGCAGATGAAGAAGTGGCCCGGGATTATATCATTTTTGATAAACCGGATGTGACGCTGGTGGTACTGGACGCAACGTCCCTTGAGAGAAACATGAACCTCGCCCTTCAAGTGATGGAAATGACGGATCGAGTGATCGTAGCCCTCAATTTGATGGATGAAGCGAAGAAAAAAGGAATCGAAGTCAACAGTGAAGCACTAAGCAAAAAACTGGGCGTACCAGTTGTGAAAATATCGGCGAGAAATAACACGGGCATTAAGGAGTTACTGGATACCGTACATGAAATGGCTTTAGGAAATGTACCGACCACTCCATATCGCATGACCTATTCTGCGGATATCGAAGCGAAAATAGAAGAACTTTCTCCCAAAGTCCGGCAAATGATCGGGGATGAGTTTCCGATTCGATGGATTTCCCTGCGATTATTGGATGGAGATGAAAGCATACTCAACTCGTTGAATGATTACTTCCGGAGGGAACGAAAGAAAGGAGGATTTTCCAATGTCTCAGTCAATGCAACCACATAA
- a CDS encoding ketopantoate reductase family protein, whose product MRILVVGAGAVGGYFGGRLAEKGEDVTFLVRDKREHQLKEHGLHIESVHGDYHYQPKTLKAEEKAEPFDVVILSTKAYHLEGAIDSLHPFVGENTMILPLLNGMSHVDDLIQAFGEEKVIGGLCFVESTLDDSGKVIQTSPIHDLVFGERNGNRTDRITRLEEVFSGTKASFRLSDSIEQEMWHKYLFITTLSGVTSLYRAPIGPIRETGEGEGRIKAVLSQAAMVMRKLDAPLAENIEDALYDKISGMGYSMKSSLQRDMEKNLSVEADHLYGFLLDAAESQDIVVPDLRLIYGNLKIYEIASQ is encoded by the coding sequence ATGAGAATATTGGTTGTAGGAGCAGGAGCCGTCGGCGGATACTTTGGGGGCAGATTGGCAGAGAAGGGTGAGGACGTCACGTTTCTCGTGCGGGATAAAAGGGAACACCAGCTGAAAGAACATGGACTTCACATCGAGAGCGTTCATGGCGATTATCACTATCAGCCGAAGACCCTTAAGGCGGAAGAAAAAGCAGAGCCCTTTGACGTCGTCATATTATCCACCAAAGCGTACCACCTGGAAGGAGCCATTGATAGCCTACATCCGTTTGTAGGGGAGAACACAATGATTCTTCCACTGTTGAACGGCATGTCCCACGTCGATGACCTGATCCAGGCATTCGGGGAAGAAAAGGTGATAGGCGGCCTATGCTTTGTCGAGTCCACACTTGATGATTCGGGTAAAGTCATTCAGACAAGTCCTATCCATGACCTGGTGTTTGGAGAGAGGAATGGAAATCGGACGGACCGGATCACCAGACTGGAAGAAGTTTTCTCTGGAACGAAAGCGAGCTTCCGATTATCCGATAGCATCGAGCAGGAAATGTGGCATAAATATCTCTTTATCACCACCCTTTCAGGAGTTACATCCCTCTATCGTGCCCCGATCGGTCCAATCCGGGAGACCGGTGAAGGAGAGGGGCGGATCAAGGCGGTCCTTTCTCAGGCAGCGATGGTCATGAGGAAGTTGGACGCACCCCTTGCAGAAAATATTGAAGACGCTCTTTACGATAAAATCAGCGGGATGGGATACAGCATGAAGTCTTCCCTGCAGCGTGATATGGAGAAGAATCTATCAGTGGAGGCCGATCATTTATACGGTTTCTTACTGGACGCTGCCGAGAGTCAGGACATAGTGGTCCCTGATTTACGGTTGATTTATGGGAATTTGAAGATTTATGAGATTGCGAGTCAATGA
- a CDS encoding FeoA family protein: protein MSEVKKLLLSECKPGDRVLITSLSLEGTMRRRLLDLGFVRGSEVAVVQKSPLGDPMAFRVSDTTIALRKEESSRIHVEKIGGA, encoded by the coding sequence ATGTCCGAAGTCAAGAAGTTGCTTCTTTCAGAATGTAAACCAGGCGACCGCGTTCTTATAACATCACTATCATTAGAAGGCACCATGAGAAGAAGATTATTGGATCTGGGATTTGTAAGGGGATCAGAGGTAGCGGTCGTTCAAAAAAGCCCACTGGGAGATCCAATGGCCTTTCGGGTGAGTGACACCACGATTGCCCTCCGTAAAGAAGAAAGTTCAAGGATTCATGTTGAGAAAATAGGAGGTGCGTAA